The Hymenobacter oligotrophus genome segment ATAACGCCCGGCAGTCGCCGTTTCACTTTTGCTTTGGCGCGCCGTCGTGCGTGCCGGCCACGGTGTTCGAAACGGCCGGCGCCACCATCACCGCCGACGACATCGAGCAGCTGTTTCAGCGGCCCGAAATTGGTTACCTGGCCGAAATGATGAACTGGCCCGGCGTGCTGCACCACGACGCCGACGTGATGCGCAAAATTGCCCTGGCCCGCCAATACGGCCGCCCCGTGGATGGCCACGCGCCCGGCCTGCGCGGCGACGACGCCCGCCGCTACGCCGCCGCCGGCATGAGCACCGACCACGAGTGCTTTACCGCCGACGAAGCCTTGGACAAACTGGCCTGCGGCATGCACATTCTTATCCGCGAGGGCTCGGCGGCGCGCAACTTCGAGGCGCTGGTGGATTTGCTGCACGAGTATTCGGCCCAGATTATGTTCTGCTCCGACGACAAGCACCCCGATTCGTTGGTGCTCAACCACATCGACGAGCTGGTGCGCCGCGCCGTGGCCCGCGGCATCGAAGTCTGGAAGGTGCTGCAGGCGGCTTGCCTCAACCCGGTGCAGCACTACCGCCTCGACCTAGGCCAACTGCGCGAAGGCGACGCGGCCGATTTCATCGCGGTGGACAACCTCCAGGAGTTCCGGGTTCAGCAAACCTACCTGCGCGGCCAACTGGTGGCCGAGCAAGGCCGCGCGCTGCTGCCGCCCGGCCGCAACGCGGCGCCCAACAACTTTGTGGCACAGCCCCTGCAGCCCGCCGATTTTGCCCTAGGTGCCCCCAGCGCCGCGGCTGCCACGGCACCGGTGCGGGCCATCCGTTGCTACGACGGCCAGCTGATCACCGCCGCCGACCCTGCCCAGGTACCTGTGCAAAGCGGCCTGCTCGTGCCCGATGTAGCCAACGACGTGCTCAAGCTGACAGTGGTGAACCGTTATC includes the following:
- the ade gene encoding adenine deaminase; this translates as MSADFALRANVVDIPNKTIRPGTIWVANGRIERVAYDAAAPDPALPYALPGFVDAHVHVESSLLVPAEFARLAVVHGTVATVSDPHEIGNVLGVAGVEFMLDNARQSPFHFCFGAPSCVPATVFETAGATITADDIEQLFQRPEIGYLAEMMNWPGVLHHDADVMRKIALARQYGRPVDGHAPGLRGDDARRYAAAGMSTDHECFTADEALDKLACGMHILIREGSAARNFEALVDLLHEYSAQIMFCSDDKHPDSLVLNHIDELVRRAVARGIEVWKVLQAACLNPVQHYRLDLGQLREGDAADFIAVDNLQEFRVQQTYLRGQLVAEQGRALLPPGRNAAPNNFVAQPLQPADFALGAPSAAAATAPVRAIRCYDGQLITAADPAQVPVQSGLLVPDVANDVLKLTVVNRYQPHTKPAVAFIRGFGLQRGALASSVGHDSHNITAVGCSDEAIARAVNLVIAAKGGLAAVGDDGEELLLPLPVAGLMSDGEGYAVAEAYTAVDQLAKHLGSPLRAPFMTLSFMALLVIPALKLSDKGLFDGEKFEFVPVLM